From a region of the Bradyrhizobium sp. KBS0727 genome:
- a CDS encoding EAL domain-containing protein: MNTQPSEPATKRPIFGQRKIAPRVVVVDGKNHNRIFLIEILEELGFISSECANPAELTAVLETAPDIIVLGMSGDGIQIDKILWTLAENEFGGWVLSIGPRDSILLAAVRQLGNELGIAMLPTLPTPFSAEALRDSLAMFLPQEARPRPVVDVAEALKLDWFELWYQHKIDARSLAPCGAEALVRMRHPAWGIVSPAHFIPDSRDPSFRGFSELVITRALEDWHYFLGQQGPIGISINLPVAFLRDQSAVAEMCLKMPKHPAFGGLLIEISCEEVLRHRDLVLEIAQRLRFRNIAISIDDVGAEWPELAAFDIFPFIELKVNRQFIDGCAEDRLKQIVCRGILDLAASRGVRTVAKGVESRADFRTVHDMGFDQVQGFLFGKPLSARKFARAALKGSSLITPN, translated from the coding sequence ATGAACACTCAGCCTTCGGAACCAGCAACCAAGCGTCCCATATTTGGGCAACGTAAAATCGCGCCTCGCGTTGTGGTCGTCGATGGAAAGAATCATAATCGTATTTTTCTCATCGAGATTCTCGAGGAACTGGGCTTCATTTCCAGCGAATGCGCGAATCCCGCTGAGCTGACTGCCGTACTGGAGACCGCACCGGATATTATCGTTCTCGGAATGTCCGGTGACGGCATCCAGATCGACAAGATTTTGTGGACTCTTGCGGAAAACGAGTTCGGCGGGTGGGTGCTTTCCATCGGCCCCCGGGACTCGATCCTTCTGGCCGCGGTGCGACAACTTGGCAATGAGCTGGGCATCGCGATGCTGCCGACGCTGCCGACACCCTTCAGCGCCGAAGCGCTGCGCGACAGCCTCGCCATGTTTCTCCCGCAGGAAGCAAGACCCCGCCCGGTCGTCGACGTAGCCGAAGCGCTAAAGCTGGACTGGTTCGAATTGTGGTATCAACACAAGATCGACGCGCGTTCGCTCGCTCCATGCGGCGCCGAGGCGCTTGTCCGCATGCGTCATCCCGCCTGGGGGATCGTTTCGCCCGCGCATTTCATCCCCGATAGCAGGGATCCGAGCTTCCGCGGATTTTCGGAACTGGTGATCACCCGCGCGCTGGAGGATTGGCACTATTTCCTCGGGCAGCAAGGCCCGATCGGAATCTCGATCAACTTGCCGGTCGCCTTTCTCAGGGATCAGTCGGCGGTCGCAGAGATGTGCCTGAAAATGCCGAAGCATCCGGCGTTCGGTGGATTGCTCATCGAAATCAGCTGCGAAGAGGTTTTGCGTCATCGCGACCTGGTGCTTGAAATTGCTCAACGACTGAGGTTTCGAAACATCGCAATCTCGATTGACGACGTTGGCGCCGAGTGGCCGGAGCTGGCGGCGTTCGATATCTTCCCTTTCATTGAACTCAAGGTTAACAGGCAATTCATTGACGGCTGCGCGGAAGATCGGCTGAAACAAATCGTCTGTCGTGGTATCCTAGATCTCGCCGCCAGCCGTGGCGTGCGGACTGTCGCGAAGGGTGTCGAAAGCCGGGCTGATTTCCGCACAGTCCACGATATGGGTTTTGACCAGGTCCAGGGTTTTCTGTTCGGCAAGCCGTTGAGCGCCAGGAAATTCGCGCGGGCGGCCCTCAAGGGCTCTTCGCTGATAACGCCAAACTAG
- a CDS encoding metallophosphoesterase: MREFRITQISDTHLARRLHKLTDNFHRVSEHIDATRPDLVINSGDLAFDAPTSRSDLEFAKSLHAALPVPCRCLPGNHDLGDNPTAIGPVPTPPATEQLRQNYISVIGEDRWRFDEAGWCFIGLNSLIMNTGIESEAEQFDWLAGQLANVNGRPVALFIHKPLFLNRPDDPELESSAIRYVPQPRRKELIEMFGKVDLRLIASGHVHQRRDFTFGHTRHIWAPSTGFILPDRIQEVIGIKETGLVEYRFAPDSFEVRHVRAPGQIDVGLDELLGKASKS; encoded by the coding sequence ATGCGCGAGTTTCGCATCACCCAGATTTCCGATACCCACCTCGCCCGCCGCCTGCACAAACTGACCGATAATTTCCATCGCGTCAGCGAACACATCGACGCGACGCGACCGGACCTCGTCATCAACAGCGGCGATCTCGCTTTCGACGCCCCGACCAGCCGCAGCGATCTCGAATTCGCGAAGTCGCTGCATGCGGCGTTGCCGGTGCCCTGCCGCTGTTTGCCCGGTAATCACGACCTCGGCGACAACCCGACTGCGATCGGCCCGGTGCCGACGCCGCCGGCCACCGAACAACTGCGGCAAAACTATATTTCCGTGATCGGCGAGGACCGCTGGCGCTTCGACGAGGCCGGCTGGTGTTTTATCGGTCTGAACTCGCTGATCATGAATACCGGGATCGAGAGCGAGGCCGAGCAATTCGACTGGCTTGCCGGGCAGCTCGCAAACGTGAATGGCAGACCGGTGGCGCTGTTCATACACAAGCCGCTGTTTCTGAACAGGCCTGACGATCCCGAGCTTGAGTCATCGGCGATCCGCTACGTGCCACAGCCCCGGCGCAAGGAATTGATCGAGATGTTCGGCAAGGTCGACCTGCGGCTGATCGCGTCGGGCCACGTCCACCAGCGCCGCGACTTTACGTTTGGCCATACCCGCCACATCTGGGCGCCGTCGACCGGCTTCATCCTTCCCGACCGGATTCAGGAAGTGATCGGTATCAAGGAAACCGGTCTGGTCGAGTATCGGTTTGCGCCCGACAGTTTCGAGGTCCGCCACGTCAGGGCGCCCGGCCAGATCGATGTCGGGCTCGACGAGTTGCTCGGCAAGGCGTCGAAGAGCTGA